From the genome of Burkholderia cepacia ATCC 25416:
TTGTTGACGATACGGAAATCGACGTCGCGCAGGAACGTCATCGCGCCGTTCTGGCCCGAGTCGCGCAGCGTGAACTGGCGCGGTTGCGTCAGGCTGATCGATGCGAGCGACGGCACGGTACGTGCAAGCTGCTGCTCGCGGGCGAGCCGCTCGGCCTTGGTGCGTTCGATCTTCGTCGACGCGACCGACGTGTTGCCGTCACGCTGCGCCGACGATTCCGCGCAACCGGTACAAAGCAGCGCAAGCGCCAGCATGCCGCAGCCGAACACGCGGGATGTTCCGGGCGAGATAGGCCGGGCCGCGCGTTGCGGGCCGGAAATCCAGTCGAAAATTGCCAAAGGCGAGCGATGGCCGCGCCGGACCGCATTCCGCATCGTCTGTCTCCATGTCTTGTCGTGATCGACGGCGGTGCGCGCCACTACACGGCGCGAGCGTCGATGCCGTGCAGTGTGGCATAGCACGCTAGAGCGGCGTTACCAAACAACGGGCGCCCGGGCAGAGTGGGCCAGCGTGCTGCGGGACAATGGATTCGGGGTGGTCGGGCGCGCGGATCAAACGGTCGTTTGGTTCTCACGGCCCGCCTCAGGCGGCTTTCGTTGCGACCGGGAAAACCCGCCCAGGCCTTGGCTGGTAAGGGTTCCGCCGGATACGAGGTGCAGCTGCCGCTGCGATCGAAGCGCAGATTCGATCCGGCCCCGTCGAAGCGGCCCGCAGGTGGATCAGACCAGCGTGTGCTGCCGGATGGCGTTCAGCGTTGCCTGGTCGAGTTGCAGGCCGTTCGCGATATACGACGCCATCGAGCCGTACGACGCGGTGACCTGATCGAATGCCGCCTGCAGATAGTCAGCGTGCGCGCCCTGCAGCGCGGTCATCATGTCTGCCGCATTTTGCCCGCCGGCTTTTTGTGCCTGGGCGATCGAGGCGGAGATTTCCGACGCGCTGTAGGCGTTGGTCAACAGGTAGTCGGCGAGTATCGTCTGCCCGGAGATGCCGAGGATCGTGTGCAGAATGGCGGTGGCCCAGCCGGTGCGGTCCTTGCCGGCCGTGCAGTGGAACACCAGGTTTTCGCCGGAGGCAGCGAAGCCGGTGAAGAGTGCACGATAGCTGGCATGCGCGGAGTCCGACGTGACGAACGCACGATACATGCTCAGCATGAACGCTGTCGCGGTGGCGCCGGTCGTCGGGATCGGGGTGATGCTGGCGACTCCGAGCACGTTGAGGTTTTGCCATGCGGCACCGGCCAGCGGCGCATCCGGTTGCGTCTTGATCTCGGCGGGCGTACGCAGGTCGCAGACCTGCCTGATGTCGAGCGTGCCGACGGTGGCGATGTCGGCGGCGGACAACGCGAGCGCGGATGACCGATAGATCACGCCTTTCTTCATCTTCGCGCCGCTCGTCGTTACATAGCCGGTTCCGTCCGGCCCGGCCGTGTCGCGAAAATTCGATGCGGAACCCAGCCGCGGCGTCGCGACCGGCGCGACCGAAATCGAGTCGCCCCCGCATGCCGACAGAAATGACGCGCTCCCGAGCGCCGCACCTATCGTGCCGGCACCCAGCCGGAGAAAATGCCGACGGGAAATTTCGTTTTTCTGATGCATTCAATGTCC
Proteins encoded in this window:
- a CDS encoding tyrosine-protein phosphatase translates to MHQKNEISRRHFLRLGAGTIGAALGSASFLSACGGDSISVAPVATPRLGSASNFRDTAGPDGTGYVTTSGAKMKKGVIYRSSALALSAADIATVGTLDIRQVCDLRTPAEIKTQPDAPLAGAAWQNLNVLGVASITPIPTTGATATAFMLSMYRAFVTSDSAHASYRALFTGFAASGENLVFHCTAGKDRTGWATAILHTILGISGQTILADYLLTNAYSASEISASIAQAQKAGGQNAADMMTALQGAHADYLQAAFDQVTASYGSMASYIANGLQLDQATLNAIRQHTLV